In Corythoichthys intestinalis isolate RoL2023-P3 chromosome 11, ASM3026506v1, whole genome shotgun sequence, a single genomic region encodes these proteins:
- the mid1ip1l gene encoding mid1-interacting protein 1-like has translation MMQISSDSATNKHSLINVMHRFIAAANNMDETIMVPSLLRDMPLEEQAASQTETNNNNINNCQNDDEVQCPSKQQRDMYEHYLLLKSIKNDMEWGLLKREMSSGASFLEMAVKQEEQQKSIMGALPLEDNADLERQFHFHLRGLFGVLSKLTLQADHLTNRYKREIGGGNFTR, from the coding sequence atgatgcagatCAGCAGCGATTCAGCCACCAACAAGCACTCCCTCATCAACGTCATGCACCGCTTCATCGCGGCGGCCAACAACATGGACGAAACCATCATGGTGCCCAGCCTGCTGCGAGACATGCCCCTGGAGGAGCAGGCCGCCAGCCAGACAGAAACCAATAACAACAACATTAACAACTGCCAAAATGACGATGAGGTTCAGTGTCCCAGCAAGCAGCAGAGGGACATGTACGAGCACTACCTGCTGCTAAAGTCCATCAAGAACGACATGGAGTGGGGTCTGCTCAAAAGGGAGATGAGTAGTGGCGCCAGCTTCCTGGAAATGGCCGTCAAACAAGAGGAACAGCAGAAGAGCATCATGGGGGCACTTCCTCTGGAAGACAACGCCGACCTGGAACGCCAGTTTCACTTCCACCTGCGTGGACTCTTTGGGGTTCTGTCCAAGCTCACCTTGCAAGCGGATCACCTCACCAACCGATACAAGCGAGAGATCGGAGGCGGAAACTTCACGAGATAG
- the tspan6 gene encoding tetraspanin-6, translated as MSPPSRRLQTKPVITCLKTLLISYSLIFWFTGMILLAVGVWGKVNLEAYISLSTDETTNAPYVLIGTGAAIIIFGLFGCFATCRGSTWMLKLYAMFLTVVFLAELVAGISGFIFRHEIKAKLGSAYKNAVESYNSTETSRTAVDAIQRTLQCCGVKNYTDWVGTDYFKEGGIPASCCKVNTNCSPETLKDVDKAKNEVYNTGCFSLVTNVMESNLGIIAGISFGIAFFQLIGIFLACCLSRYITNNQYEMV; from the exons ATGTCGCCGCCTTCAAGACGGCTTCAGACGAAGCCGGTCATCACCTGCCTGAAGACCCTCCTCATTTCCTACAGCCTCATTTTCTGG TTCACCGGCATGATTCTGTTGGCGGTGGGCGTGTGGGGGAAGGTCAATCTCGAGGCGTACATCTCGCTGTCGACCGACGAGACCACCAACGCGCCGTACGTCCTCATAGGCACCGGCGCCGCCATCATCATCTTCGGGCTGTTCGGCTGCTTCGCCACGTGCCGAGGCAGCACGTGGATGCTCAAATTG TATGCCATGTTCTTGACCGTGGTCTTCCTGGCTGAGCTGGTGGCTGGAATTTCAGGCTTCATCTTCAGGCACGAG attaagGCGAAATTGGGTAGCGCGTACAAAAATGCAGTCGAGTCCTACAACAGCACAGAGACCAGCAGAACTGCAGTGGATGCAATCCAGAGGACT TTGCAATGTTGCGGTGTGAAAAACTACACGGACTGGGTCGGCACGGACTACTTCAAAGAGGGGGGCATCCCTGCTAGTTGCTGCAAAGTCAACACCAATTGTTCCCCGGAGACCCTTAAGGACGTGGACAAAGCGAAGAATGAAGTTTACAATACT GGCTGCTTCTCTCTGGTGACTAATGTCATGGAGTCCAACCTGGGCATCATTGCTGGGATCTCGTTTGGAATTGCCTTCTTCCAG CTCATTGGGATATTCCTGGCCTGCTGCTTGTCTCGATACATAACCAACAACCAGTACGAGATGGTGTGA